A segment of the Colletotrichum destructivum chromosome 3, complete sequence genome:
GTATCTGGGCGCTCCAGAGTTGGCCGGGATGGCCACAGCAGTGACTTCGGTGACCGTGGTCGTGGCATGGACAATCTTGCCAATTCTGTTGTATCCCATGAAGTTGGTGGAGGCTCCCTGAGTGATGTTGACCGTGCTCAGTCTCGCACTTTGAACGGGAGCATTGACCAACGCGGGGTCGTACTGCACAATGGCGTAGTTTTGCAGGGGGTGGAGGAACACGACCTTGCCCTCGACAATGATCGAGTCCGCAATTGTGATGGTCACGTCGCATAGATCATAGGGCACAATGGCTCTCGAGATGACAACGAGGCCCTTCTCCGCGTCAATGACCAAGCCCATGCCCCACTTCCGGTTCTTGGGGAAGCCGTCGAGCTTGACGGGCATGGTGCAGTTGACGTGGACGAAGCTTCGCACCAGGTCGGCAATAGCCTTATGCTTCACAttctcgagctcgatgaAAGAAGCAGAGCGGGCCACAGGCGGCttaggggggaggggatcaGCAAGGTCTGAGAAGTCCCACAAACCCGTCTCGTCGTTTCTGACagccatcttcatcttggcTGACCAATGTCGGTCGACGTAGATGATTGTGGTGTTCAGGGTGTGCAGGTCACGCAGGTGCTTGTAAGTGACAACCACGCGAGACTTGTCGGGGATCGTCTTCATCACCTCGATGAAGGTCTCCAAATCAGGCGTCTTCTTGTGGTCCACGGTCTGGATCAACCAACCATTGTCCGCGCTGTCGAATCTGAAAGAGCCCGTGGCCTCACAAACGAAGACGCCTTGGCATGCAACGCCGTACAGACGGGCCTGCTGGTAAGACAAGCTGTGGAAACTGGCACCGGCGACGGACACAAAGCGGTCAGGAGTGATCTCGTGCAGATCAccaacatcgacatcgacctcgaTATCCTCGCCACCCCTCTGCAGCTGGAGGCGAATGGTCTTGCCGACGTTCGAGTCCAGCAAGTCATCCAAACGGATGAACTGTCCCACGCGCTCGCCGTTCACCTTGATGAGAATGTCACCCTCCTCGATCTTTTGGTCAGACTGGCCCTTGGGAAGGATGATTTCGGCAACAAGCATGTTGTTGTCCTTGGGAAAAGCTTGCCGAGCcgcggcctcctcctctggcGTTAGACCGAGGCGTCTGCACTCGTCGAAGGGCTTGAGGAGAAATTGGCACTGAATGTCGCCTCTTGTAACGGGTTTGCCCTGGCGAATGCATTCAAGAGCTCGTAGTGGTCGGTCGAGGGGCAGGAAGTAGTCTGTCGAGGCCCCATCGGATCGTCCACCGGCTTGCAACGCAACAGCAAAGCCGTCGATGTTCACGACCGGACTGCCAGAACTACCGCCACTTGCGGCAGCATTGGCCTGGTAGTAGCACGTGTTGAAGTCACTATATCCGTCTCCGTACTCTGGCGCATTTCGGTCGAGACGACTGATGAATCCGGACAAGATACTGAGCTTCTCACCAGCATCGTTACCGACGACTCTGATCTCGACACCCACTGTCGAGGCGTTAGCGGATCCACTCGAGCACTTTGACCATCAAGGTGTCTGCCTACCCTTCGCGAGGTCTGGACGAAGCACCAGCGCGTTCAACTTCATGTACTTGACGGCCTTCGGGTCGAATCTCAGAATACCAAAGTCGTGAACAGGGTCGCGGTAGACGGGGTAAGCATCGACCTCTTCGTGGTTGTCGAAAACGACGTATCCCCAAAACGGTCCAGATCCAACGACGTGTCGGTTCGTCAAGATGTATCTGTAACACAGCGATGTCAGCACGCTGTCTCCCTTACATCTGCATTGGCGCCCAGCGTGACATACCCCTTCTGTGCGTCCACCACGAAGCCAGTCGCTTcgctcgtcaacgccgcctccgtGTCGAAAGAGCACGTCTGGCAGAAACGAATAGAGACAACGTTGCTGACGACATTCTCAATCGTCTTCTGCCAGGCTTCGGGCTCCTGGGTGATGGGAAACATGCTGTTCAGCCTCGCGGCGTCCTCGAAATCGgactcttcctcctcaacgAGAGCATTGTGttcgagctcgacctcgggGGTATTATCGCCAGCAGACAGCTTTCCGTTCAGGGCGCGATGTTGCTTGTGCGGTCGCAAGCCCTCGGGGCTCTGTGGAGCCTTGCGCTTGATGCGCGGCGATGTGTTATTGCCGTTCATGTTCGCAGTCTCGATCTTGGTATCTTGTGGTAAGGGTTGTTCTCGTTGCGCAGTCGGCGGTGGGTTAAGCGCGACGACGGGCAAGGAGGAAAACAGACGGCGGGTCTGGCCAAAGACGGACCGCCGCGTGGTCTTATGGACTATGTCTTTAGGAGGAACGGCCAGAGGAGTGCGGGAGCAGCCGCGTTGTTCGAACGAGAATAGGTCGTGCTGGCGTCTAAAGAGCTGGGGGGCGGTAAGGGCtgtagtggtggtggcggtggtcCAAGACGTTGTCCAAGGTCGTGGTGCTAATACTAGGGTGGATGCAAGGCTCGAGCAAGTCCCTTTGCGTACGAAAACGGAGTGCATCCAGCGTGGGAAaggatgggatggcagcAACCTAACCCTCCAACAACAAGGACGATGTCTTGGTAAATGAACGGAGGGAAACCGAGCGTTTGGCTGTCAGTGTAGCTATCGACGGGACCTGAAGCCGAGTTGCAAGAAGTTCCCTAAGGGTTTGATGGCGGAAATAAGGGAATTGCCCCAAGAACCAACAGCTTTTTTTCTACTCGgtctgtcgtcgtcgtcgtcgtcgtcgtcgtcgtcgtcgtcgaaaaTTTCAGGTGCGGCACGATGGCAAACAACAGGATCTGTCCAATATGGGGGTCACCCAGACCAGATCACCAGGCTAGATGCATAAGAGCCCGCTTATATGGGTGCATGTGTCCCGGGTGAGCGCCCATCCCTGCTTTGGACCCGCTGTCGTCCCCAGTTGCTGATGTAATGTCACACTAGCGTCCTTTGAGAGCCTGTAGCCTTCGCTAGGCCGGCATGGCAGCATGGCAAGGATCGCCTAACAGTCTCGACAGGTAGACGTCAACGGGTGTGTGCCTGGCCCGCAGCTTTAGATGGGACGATATGGATCATGCTCTCACGCTGCACACCACATCGTCAAGATTCCAGACTGCAACAATATGCAGGTCTCACAATGTCCTGCTTGATTGACCGGCTGATACGCACCCAGCCTTGGAGTCTGCCCTCGGCAAACCCATTCGCCCGATGATAAGTCTGTCAATGACCGAGCGACGGACGCCTCCagtcatcatcaccaccacccactgCGGCGATCAGCACCTTCTCAATATAAGGTGTGTGCCTAGTCAGGAGAGTGAGGGTGCAGAATATTTCTTTTCGATCCTGCTAGCTGTGGCTACCTAAGAAATCTGTGTTCTTCAGAGTGCATATGCCCAGTATCTTCAGATGCTGCCCTAACGCGAAGAAGACCTATCCAGGTGGTGTGACAGCAACAGAATGTTGCCAGTCTTGTCCATGAACTAAGCTAAATTGTCGTGATACTTGTCCCAAAAGAACAATCGATGAGTGCTGTCCCATCCCGCACCAATGGTGGCGTAGTCAAAGCATCCTAGTCGGGCGAGATCAAGATGGGGCGACGACTTTAGACGGCTCCGGCCAAATCATCATCAccgttctcctcctccttcttcggAACGGCAGCCTCATTATCAGACTCGGCATCGTTCTCGACCTTGGGGGCCGACTTCTTGGCAGGAGTACGACGCTTTTTGGGAGTGCCGTCTGTTCAGGGGAAGTTCAGTAACGGTTTCTTTCGCAGAGGAAGTGGCAACCAAACACTCACCAGCATTGGTGGCAGCGGCGCGCTTCTTGGGAGTGGCTTTCTTCTTggtctcctcgtcatcctgATCGTCGCCGGTATCCTCGTTGGCGTTTTGtccgtcgccggcagcagcagtcttttgcttcggcgccgccttcttaCGAGCTTCGAAGACATTCATTAGCACTGGGATGCCAAATGAGCGTGAATGAACTAGTAACTTACGAGTTTTGGCCTTGGGAGCGGCGGTGTTACCCTCGCCTTCCATGCCGAGCTCACGCATCTGGACTATGATCGAAGTCCATTGGGCTTGGATCGCTTTGAGGGTACGGTTGGGCATGTTGATGTTCTTCCAATCGACTCCCTTGCCATCAGGAAGCAGAACTGCGAGAACGCGAAGCAAAAGCTGGTACTGGATGGTTGAACCGAAGTGAGCGGATGCTCAATATGAACAAGTGGATGAGGGAAAGAGACTTAcgcgctcggcgtcggtccAGGCGCCTACACGGCCACCCGCCGGAGCTTTCTCGGAAGCATtggcggaggaagaagcGATGTCCTTGGTGTCGGCCATCTCGAATGTATGGTAATGTTGGGTTCTAGTGGGAAAGTCAGCCGGGTTATCAGGAACGCATACGCCAGGGACAGACATGTGAGTAATAGCGAGGTGCAGGAGGTGATGAGAAGACAAGGTAGGGATAAGGGCAACGATTACGAAAAAAGGCGATTAAGAGGCAAAGAAAATATGTGAGAAGGTGACATGTGTAGGGAAAGATGGCTCGCTTACTTTCGAGGTTGGTGATAGATGTCCGACGTTTACGGCAGTTAGGTGGCTAGTGAGATGAGAGCGAGTGGTGGTTGTTGAGGATGAGGGGTGAAAGTGAGAGAAGAGGTGGATTGGCAGAAGAGGGGATTTTGTTGAGGGGAATGCtggaagaaaagaagttgCTCGATGAATTGGGAAGGAAGGCAAGAGAAGGAAAGTCCACGGCAAGTAAGAGCAAGACacctccttcctcctttACTTCTGCCTTTGCAAGGCCATGTTTAGCCAGCACGCTGATTCTGCAAGAGAACTGTTAGTCTGATGACCCAATAGCCCAATGACCAATACTAATGCTCGTATCAAACATGTTTCTCTGCAACAAACTTGATCCAGACAACACCAATATTGCAGGCTTTAGACGAGTTCGGGTCAGGATGGTGCTCTGACCGTTTCCAACTCGACAACATGGAAAGGGGCAGGAACTTCAGAAATCCAGGCAACCTACACATCGCGGTAGAAATGCTTAGAAAGCCAACTCCAGTAATATTGGCCTTGATGCCTGTACACTTGCGGCTTCTGGTACTTTCTTACCATCACATGAAAGAAGGtgatttggggggggggttgatgaTTTAATGAATCAGAATATTTGCTGCGTCGGGGCCTGTGAACGTGTCTCCGGAAATCAGCAAAGTCGGTGGTCTTGGGTTACTTGAGTTGACCGGTTTCGGCGATTCGGTCTGTCCTTGGGGATATAATTTATGAAGGTGAGTAAGATTGAAGCATTAGTTCTTTCTCGTTGAGATGAAGAGTGGTCGAAGCTGGATATCTCGACGAGTCGTTGAGAGGTACCTGTCttaaggtacctaggcaggcCCAGCCCTCCCTCTTAATACTGAGACTATTGTGTCGGAAACGATATTGATGAATTGTATCcccagaaaaaaaaaccgcGTAAAACACGACGTGAGCAAGGAGGTGAAAGACGAGGCAGAGTGCCAGGATAAATAACATGGCAAAGAGGGATAGGAAGTGAAGTGTTTCCGTAATGATCTTGGCGCTCAACATCTTCAACGAAACGTATGAGAGCAGCGCAGAAGGTGCTGAGCCAAAGAGGACAGTGAAGGACGGTGGCAAACCGAAAGTGTGAAGTTGACATAGGCCACGACGCCAAAAAGGAGAGAACGAAggggcaagaagaacaaggcaGGTTTCGAGCAAAAAGTTTTCAACTGTTTCTCAGTGAATAGATAACCCCTGCTGCCTGCCCTAGGCTGCCCGTTGATCAGACGGGAGCCAGATCACCATCATTACTCCCCATTATCCAGTTTTACCACCGCGCCTGGTAGTTCTACGTCGACAAGGCAAAACGGTCTTGGTTGTTCCTCTGCTTCTGTTCTGATTAAGCCAGCGCCTCGCCCTATACTAAACCAATCAAGCATCACCATAAAAAATGAAACTAGATTTTAGTGGTGTCAATTGTCTATCTTCCCGTCCTTCGTGAAGGGCTAAGGATGCTAGTGCCTTGAATGTGATCAGAAGTCTAGCACATGTTACAGGAACCATCCCTTCCCTCCTAGGTAGCCAAGGCAAGATACGACCAAGAACTTGCCTCTATGGACCGTTTCTAGGGCGATGCTACTAATGAGAACCCCGAAAACCAATGCGAAAGACCAAGCTGTGAAAGATGTAGCGCAAATACGAGGTGTACACAcaccccttccctccctctacGTCGTAATCGAACGCTGCCGTTGTGTGAGATGTAGACGGCCGATGTGTATGTGCAACGCGGATTTGGCAAAAAACCACAGGTAATGAAAGAGACACAAAGTCGGAGCGCGATGAGTATCCTCCCCAAATGCCGGGTATCGTTCTGTGTCATACCCCCCATCCATTGCAAGCTGTCGTCAAAGTTGTGAGAACACCTCAGCACCAGAAATCAGATGATAGAATCCTTCAAGTACAAAGAAGAGCATGCGTCAGAGCGAAACGTCGCGCCATCACGCCGCCATCTTGCCCTTGTATACCATGAACTCCCGAATGCGGGCCTCGTGGTCCTCGCACGCAACGGCCCACTTTCTTCGAACCTCCTTGTCTTGTGCCATCCATTCCAGATACTCCGTGATTTCATCGTCGCCGCGAGATACGAGGAAAGAGTAACTCTTTCGAGCTCGAAGATCGGCAATGTTCGCTTTGCGAGCGTTGAAGTGCTCGATGACTTGAGCGTTGAAGATCTCCCATCTCATAACATAGTTCTGAAAGTCTTGCGTGTACTTCTGCCAAGCACCTCCTGTAGGCTTGAGATTGACTGCGAACGTCggcggaggtcgaggcgCCTGAGGGATTACAGGGAAATCGAGCGatggcttcttctccttctcgatgggTGCTCGGGTTGAGGGCTGGCTGTCGAACGGAAGGTTCATCTTGAGATCACCGAGAGAGCCCAAGCCCGAATTCTGTGTGAATGGGGCCACGTTCTTGAGGTCGGCAAGGCTGGCCCTGAATTCCTCGCTGTCCTCGGAACCAGCAGCATTAGGATTGAAGTCTGGCTTTCGCGCAGGGAGCGTGGGGCCGGTCTCTTGCATCCCATTCACATTGCCAGGCCTCCATTCCGGGCGAGATGGCTCGACAGGAATATTCCTTACGCCGTTTGATTGGTCTCTCCGCGGAGCGGCCCCGGTCTGCGGGGGGTCAATGTCCATCGCATTCGGGCTCTTCGCTCCGACAGGCTCGGCTGTCGACTTGCGTCCACGCCACTCGgtctcctcgtcgctgtcATACTCGTCATTCACCAAACCCGCGTTGCCTCCCGCCGTTGGCCTGATCTTGACCTTCCGGGAGTTCACTCGGGAAATGCGAGTTGGGGATGTCGACACTGATTGTGCCGGCACGAAGTTCTGTGCCCCAATCTGCTGTGTCCAGTCCTGTGCGTCAAATTTTCCATCAGCAGAAGGAGAACCTGCCGGCAGGCCAGAAGTGTCTTTATGGTGTCTCAGGCTTGGACGCTTGATCGGCGATCGACGGCCTACGCGACTTCCAGACTGCGAACGAACCTTGGCAGCTTGATCTTGGATGGGGCTGCCAGCACTGAATTTGTAAGCCTCTGAGCCATCTCCATTGACAAAGCTAGTGTTAATATCATCTGTGCTTCTCCGGCTGAAAGCTGATTGCTGCGGCGCGGTGCGTGTGAAagtgtcgtcgtcgatcgGGAAGTTGAAGCTATCGGCTCTCTCGTCAGCTTGATCCACAGAAACGTCATGCTCAGAGGTAGTGGTATGGCGCTTGTCACGACCGAGCGGCGTCAGGTCCGGGGCCTGCCTTTTGACAAGCCTGCTCAGAAGTTCGCCCTGCTTCAGCTCAAACGGCGTCAGAGAGTGACTTCTCGAGCTGTCCCCACTAGGAGACGGTGACTCGAACACCATGCCGTCGCTTGAGTGCTCCGCTACATGACGCTGTGAAGCTCGTGATTGCCGAGTTGTGGACGTTCCATGGTTGCCGTGCGCAGAAGCAAAATTGGACTGAGAAAAtgccaaagaagaaaaaggagcTGAGGGATAAGAGGAGTCGTACATGGAGGACCCTTTGGGCGTTCCTGTCGCCTGAGTGTTGCTAGTTCCTGCCGTCGACGTCAGCTTTAGCTCGGCTCTTACGGTGAAACAAACGTACCATTGTAATTTTGTGAAGTTGTGGGGTTTGGCTGGCTGTTTTCAGCGGAAGGGCCGGCAGAAGTGTTCGGCGGCGTGTATCGAGCGCTTGCGCGGGATCGAAACGGGTCTTTAGGCGAGTGGGACGCGGTGGCGTTCGATGAATTTGGACGATCACCTTgcggcgtcgatgtcgacgttctcgggctcgagggcTCAGTTCTTGCCTGGCGAGGGACACTCTGCGCGCGTGTTCGAGCGCTGCCGGGAGAAAGATTGGGGCCATACCCTTCCTCGGGTGGCCGGGGGCTTTCACGAGTGCTCTTGGCCCGTCCGATGGGGATTCCATCAAACGGGTTGGTCTTCTCTCCGCCATTGGCTGTGTACGGGGTGCTCTGGCGAGTTTCCGAATACGCTTCACGGAATTGGGCAAGAGGGTCCGGTACGCCTGCCTCTTGTTGTCTGCGAACATTGTCCGCGAAGATGTTAGTGTGCCGAGAAGAGGTAGAGTAGTTGGAGGTGTTCACAGGGGGCTCGTCTCGGGGAACTGGTGAGTGTGGAGTGTAGCCACCCTTGCGTCCAAACGAAGCATCGGCTCTCTGTTTCTGGGATGGAGTCCGTGGTACTGGTCGTTTTGGAGGCTCGGGTTTGGTCTTTGGTTGGGACTGGGACTGagactgggactgggactggcTGCCGCGGCCACCCTTCATGTTCTCAAACGCGTGCCACGCATTCCGCTTCGCTTCCGGGTCGTCTCTCGCCTGCTGTGCTTTGGCCGTAGGGGCAGCGCCTGAGGCAAAATTGCGATATCTGCTCGCTCCCGAAGctgggggaggcggaggagggttACGAGCCGTTGCATtgcgacgaggagggggcGGGAAGTTTGCGCCGGCGTTCTGCCAGGGGTTACCTCGTACTCCAGAGGCCGTTGGGTATCTTGATCGCGTCCGTCCAGCATCGTACTTGGCCCTCTGCTGGGGGTCCGTAAGGACCTCGTGGGCCGATTGGATGATCTGGAATCTGGAATTGACTTCGGCCTCTCGGCCCGGATTGCGATCGGGGTGGTACTTGAGTGCTGCCATGGATTTAGCAAAGGGGTCCAACATGCACGAGAGAGAGATCTTGCCGTACCAAGCTTGCGGAACTGCTTCTTGATTTCGTTGGTATCAGCGTCCGCTGGGAGCTCCAGGTCCGCGTAGTAGTCGCGGCTCATATCGACTCCTCCCATCCTGAAGTTTCTGAGAGGCTATCAACAGCCTAATGAAGGTTCGGTT
Coding sequences within it:
- a CDS encoding Putative DnaJ domain, Chaperone J-domain superfamily, with translation MGGVDMSRDYYADLELPADADTNEIKKQFRKLALKYHPDRNPGREAEVNSRFQIIQSAHEVLTDPQQRAKYDAGRTRSRYPTASGVRGNPWQNAGANFPPPPRRNATARNPPPPPPASGASRYRNFASGAAPTAKAQQARDDPEAKRNAWHAFENMKGGRGSQSQSQSQSQSQPKTKPEPPKRPVPRTPSQKQRADASFGRKGGYTPHSPVPRDEPPVNTSNYSTSSRHTNIFADNVRRQQEAGVPDPLAQFREAYSETRQSTPYTANGGEKTNPFDGIPIGRAKSTRESPRPPEEGYGPNLSPGSARTRAQSVPRQARTEPSSPRTSTSTPQGDRPNSSNATASHSPKDPFRSRASARYTPPNTSAGPSAENSQPNPTTSQNYNGTSNTQATGTPKGSSMYDSSYPSAPFSSLAFSQSNFASAHGNHGTSTTRQSRASQRHVAEHSSDGMVFESPSPSGDSSRSHSLTPFELKQGELLSRLVKRQAPDLTPLGRDKRHTTTSEHDVSVDQADERADSFNFPIDDDTFTRTAPQQSAFSRRSTDDINTSFVNGDGSEAYKFSAGSPIQDQAAKVRSQSGSRVGRRSPIKRPSLRHHKDTSGLPAGSPSADGKFDAQDWTQQIGAQNFVPAQSVSTSPTRISRVNSRKVKIRPTAGGNAGLVNDEYDSDEETEWRGRKSTAEPVGAKSPNAMDIDPPQTGAAPRRDQSNGVRNIPVEPSRPEWRPGNVNGMQETGPTLPARKPDFNPNAAGSEDSEEFRASLADLKNVAPFTQNSGLGSLGDLKMNLPFDSQPSTRAPIEKEKKPSLDFPVIPQAPRPPPTFAVNLKPTGGAWQKYTQDFQNYVMRWEIFNAQVIEHFNARKANIADLRARKSYSFLVSRGDDEITEYLEWMAQDKEVRRKWAVACEDHEARIREFMVYKGKMAA
- a CDS encoding Putative peptidase S1C, peptidase S1, PA clan, PDZ-like domain, PDZ superfamily; this encodes MHSVFVRKGTCSSLASTLVLAPRPWTTSWTTATTTTALTAPQLFRRQHDLFSFEQRGCSRTPLAVPPKDIVHKTTRRSVFGQTRRLFSSLPVVALNPPPTAQREQPLPQDTKIETANMNGNNTSPRIKRKAPQSPEGLRPHKQHRALNGKLSAGDNTPEVELEHNALVEEEESDFEDAARLNSMFPITQEPEAWQKTIENVVSNVVSIRFCQTCSFDTEAALTSEATGFVVDAQKGYILTNRHVVGSGPFWGYVVFDNHEEVDAYPVYRDPVHDFGILRFDPKAVKYMKLNALVLRPDLAKVGVEIRVVGNDAGEKLSILSGFISRLDRNAPEYGDGYSDFNTCYYQANAAASGGSSGSPVVNIDGFAVALQAGGRSDGASTDYFLPLDRPLRALECIRQGKPVTRGDIQCQFLLKPFDECRRLGLTPEEEAAARQAFPKDNNMLVAEIILPKGQSDQKIEEGDILIKVNGERVGQFIRLDDLLDSNVGKTIRLQLQRGGEDIEVDVDVGDLHEITPDRFVSVAGASFHSLSYQQARLYGVACQGVFVCEATGSFRFDSADNGWLIQTVDHKKTPDLETFIEVMKTIPDKSRVVVTYKHLRDLHTLNTTIIYVDRHWSAKMKMAVRNDETGLWDFSDLADPLPPKPPVARSASFIELENVKHKAIADLVRSFVHVNCTMPVKLDGFPKNRKWGMGLVIDAEKGLVVISRAIVPYDLCDVTITIADSIIVEGKVVFLHPLQNYAIVQYDPALVNAPVQSARLSTVNITQGASTNFMGYNRIGKIVHATTTVTEVTAVAIPANSGAPRYRAINVDAITVDTSLSNQCGSGVLVADDGTVQALWLTYLGERSACSNRDEEYHLGLATPTLLPVVSQIQQGIVPKLRMLSVEFRAIAMAQARVMGVSDEWIRKVTEANKTHHQLFMVSKRTFERGEQSGALLEGDILLTLNGKVITKVSELDIMYSHESLDAVIVRDCEEIHIKAHTVAADDVETDHAISFCGAILHRPHHAVRQQISKLHSEVYVSARTRGSPSYQYGLAPTNFITHVNGKPTPDLETFLATVHGIPDNTYFRLKAVTFDSVPWVITMKKNEHYFPTMEWIKDPAEPCGWRRKTYEGGKVFEGEGPDGVPPVSEDTEMVEEPAI